The Brachyhypopomus gauderio isolate BG-103 chromosome 2, BGAUD_0.2, whole genome shotgun sequence genome contains a region encoding:
- the LOC143508397 gene encoding N-acetylglutamate synthase, mitochondrial-like, which yields MAKLSGGSPVCRGIVMARQFFSKSPLGRLPTTKLQRRPMSVETARQGSKTPVWIHDELANSTSFVHSSVKSNRSLVYRDIKAFLSEVGGDPQEARYWLTQFQRANVSEAPAFAVLEIDPSVFKSCEMVQSLAFSLSFLQRMDMKTVVVIGLPPEVAEGDGEAKGCGASEYRALMVKCCQALTEALQHNSASVMPFFSAEALLQIQKPQPGCSGDPSITVDTTLMQWSLNCGAIPLVCPVGLNTAGCSTLFNSYQVTAAISRALQPLKVMFLNSYGGFRNQNEVLSTVLLPGDLSVLTSAEWLNSLERRQVSTITQLLNQLPAESSAVVTSANTLLTELFSHKGSGTLFKNGDPIHRYNSLEEIDVDRLLALINKSFGKKLKEDYISSLKGRLHSIYLSEGYSAAAIITTEPVSSGTLYLDKFVVSSSKQGQGTAQILWESIRQDLGKLFWRSRSTNRINPWYFKHCDGSFVNGRWIVFWFGLSDIRESYELVEYAKSIADSFCPSEEAEAVAQHQPPGS from the exons ATGGCCAAATTAAGCGGTGGTTCGCCTGTGTGTAGGGGCATCGTAATGGCCCGACAGTTTTTCTCGAAGTCGCCCCTCGGTCGGCTTCCGACTACCAAACTTCAGCGCCGACCGATGTCGGTTGAAACCGCACGACAGGGCAGCAAGACCCCGGTCTGGATCCACGACGAGCTGGCCAACTCCACTTCCTTCGTTCACTCCAGTGTGAAGTCTAATCGCTCCTTGGTGTACCGAGACATTAAAGCTTTTCTCAGCGAGGTCGGCGGAGATCCACAGGAAGCGCGATACTGGCTGACGCAATTTCAACGTGCTAACGTGTCCGAGGCGCCAGCGTTTGCGGTTCTGGAG ATTGACCCCTCTGTATTCAAGAGCTGCGAGATGGTGCAGAGCCTGGCTTTCAGCCTGTCGTTTCTGCAACGCATGGATATGAAGACTGTAGTGGTGATTGGACTTCCTCCTGAGGTGGCGGAAGGAGACGGTGAAGCTAAAGGGTGTGGTGCATCCGAATATAGGGCTCTGATGGTGAAGTGCTGCCAAGCTCTCACTGAAGCCCTGCAGCACAACTCTGCCAGTGTCATGCCTTTCTTTAGTGCGGAGGCATTGCTGCAAATCCAAAAGCCTCAGCCCGGTTGTAG tGGTGACCCCTCCATCACGGTGGACACGACCCTGATGCAGTGGAGTCTGAACTGTGGTGCCATCCCGCTGGTGTGTCCAGTGGGCCTCAACACGGCTGGCTGCTCCACGCTCTTCAACTCCTACCAGGTCACAGCAGCAATCTCACGAGCTTTGCAGCCCCTGAAAGTCATGTTCCTCAACAGCTACGGCGGCTTCCGCAACCAGAACGAA GTGCTGAGTACGGTACTGCTGCCGGGTGACCTGTCGGTTCTGACGTCAGCGGAGTGGCTGAATTCACTGGAGCGCAGGCAGGTCAGCACCATCACTCAGCTGCTCAACCAGCTCCCAGCAGAGAGCTCCGCCGTCGTCACCTCCGCCAACACACTGCTGACGGAACTCTTCAGCCACAAAG GTTCTGGCACCCTGTTCAAAAATGGAGATCCTATTCACCG GTACAACAGCCTTGAGGAAATAGATGTAGACCGCCTCCTGGCTCTGATCAACAAATCATTTGGGAAGAAACTGAAGGAGGACTACATCTCCTCTCTTAAGGGCAGATTGCACTCCATCTATCTGTCTGAAGG gtACAGTGCTGCCGCCATCATCACCACTGAGCCAGTGAGCAGTGGAACTCTGTATCTggataagtttgttgtgagcaGTAGCAAACAGGGCCAGGGCACAGCACAGATCCTCTGGGAGTCCATCCGCCAGGATTTGGGCAAACTCTTCTGGAGGTCCCGCTCAACCAACCGCATTAACCCTTG GTACTTCAAGCACTGCGACGGAAGTTTCGTCAATGGCCGCTGGATCGTCTTTTGGTTTGGCTTGTCTGACATTCGGGAATCGTATGAGCTGGTCGAATACGCCAAGAGCATAGCGGACTCTTTTTGCCCGAGCGAGGAGGCTGAGGCAGTCGCCCAGCACCAGCCCCCAGGCTCCTGA